In Hymenobacter sublimis, a single genomic region encodes these proteins:
- a CDS encoding non-canonical purine NTP pyrophosphatase has translation MRLCFASNNAHKLDEIRPLLPPSVELLSLADIGCQDELPETQDTLEGNARQKAQYVWDHFGVACFADDTGLEVAALHGEPGVYSARYAGPQRLAADNVAKLLQELQGHSNRAAQFRTVVALVLPGGEMYEFAGAVDGVITEQVRGQDGFGYDPIFQPTEGDGRTFAQMSLAEKKRH, from the coding sequence ATGCGCCTCTGTTTCGCCTCTAATAACGCCCACAAGCTGGACGAGATCCGCCCCCTATTGCCGCCTTCTGTTGAGCTGCTGAGCTTGGCTGACATTGGCTGCCAGGACGAGCTACCCGAAACCCAGGACACGCTCGAAGGCAACGCCCGCCAGAAGGCCCAGTACGTGTGGGACCATTTCGGGGTAGCCTGCTTTGCCGATGATACGGGCCTGGAAGTAGCAGCTCTGCACGGGGAGCCCGGCGTGTATTCCGCCCGGTACGCTGGCCCCCAGCGCCTGGCCGCCGACAACGTGGCTAAGCTGCTGCAGGAGCTACAAGGCCACTCGAATCGTGCCGCGCAGTTTCGGACGGTAGTGGCGTTGGTGCTACCCGGCGGCGAAATGTACGAGTTTGCCGGCGCCGTTGATGGCGTAATTACCGAGCAGGTGCGCGGCCAAGATGGCTTTGGCTACGACCCCATCTTCCAGCCAACGGAAGGCGACGGCCGCACTTTCGCCCAAATGAGCCTAGCCGAAAAAAAACGCCATTAG
- a CDS encoding DUF2238 domain-containing protein — MHATATPLPSSWFPKLLLVIYLVEFVVLGLHPADRGTWWAENLPIILIVVALVVLYVRGVRFSNLAYGLMSVLIFMHTVGGHYTFEKVPFDWFNNLFGFKRNMYDRVAHFSVGFYAYALLEYTDQRDLIRSRVISYLFPLCVIGTVAMSYELIEWVYAEVAGGDAGAAFLGSQGDIWDAQKDMLADTSGAILALILYALFGRGRQPLRPVELQS; from the coding sequence ATGCACGCAACGGCTACCCCTCTCCCCTCTTCCTGGTTTCCGAAACTTCTGCTGGTCATCTACCTGGTGGAGTTTGTGGTCCTGGGCCTTCATCCTGCCGACCGGGGCACGTGGTGGGCCGAGAACCTGCCCATTATCCTGATTGTAGTAGCCTTAGTAGTGCTCTACGTGCGCGGAGTGCGGTTCTCAAATCTTGCGTACGGGCTGATGAGCGTGCTGATTTTCATGCATACCGTGGGAGGCCATTATACCTTCGAGAAAGTGCCTTTTGACTGGTTTAACAACCTGTTTGGCTTTAAGCGCAACATGTACGACCGGGTGGCGCACTTTTCGGTTGGCTTCTACGCGTATGCCTTGCTGGAGTACACTGACCAGCGCGACCTTATCCGCAGCCGCGTTATCAGCTACCTATTTCCGCTCTGCGTTATTGGGACAGTAGCCATGAGCTACGAACTGATTGAATGGGTGTACGCCGAGGTAGCTGGGGGCGACGCCGGAGCCGCCTTCCTGGGCAGCCAGGGCGACATCTGGGATGCTCAAAAGGACATGCTTGCTGATACCAGCGGTGCCATCCTGGCGCTCATTCTCTACGCACTATTCGGCCGAGGCCGGCAACCACTCCGCCCGGTAGAACTGCAATCCTAA
- a CDS encoding SDR family oxidoreductase, whose protein sequence is MKILITGSNGLLGQKLVELLKQQSGVEVVATSRGANKLAAVHPQVRFVPLDVTVREQVLAVIGREKPTHLVHTAAMTNVDECELHQQACWEQNVTAVAHLIEACELHQVHLVHVSTDFVFSGDEGPLAEEAAPAPINFYGESKLAAERLVQACRTPWAILRTALVYGVAHEYGRTNIVLWVRDSLRAGKEIKVVNDQFRTPTLAEDLAQGCWLAAKLRATGIYHISSCELFTPYQLAQQVAAFYQLDAGLLVKVDASTFSQPATRPLRTGFIIAKAEEQLGFRPHTFQEGIALLARQTEPAA, encoded by the coding sequence ATGAAAATTCTGATTACGGGCTCTAATGGGCTGCTGGGGCAAAAGCTGGTTGAACTATTGAAGCAGCAGTCCGGCGTGGAGGTAGTTGCTACCTCACGTGGGGCCAACAAATTGGCCGCCGTGCACCCACAGGTTCGGTTTGTACCCCTGGATGTAACGGTGCGCGAGCAGGTACTGGCAGTAATCGGGCGGGAAAAGCCTACCCACCTCGTGCACACGGCCGCCATGACCAATGTGGATGAGTGTGAGCTGCACCAGCAGGCGTGCTGGGAGCAAAACGTGACGGCCGTAGCGCATCTGATTGAAGCCTGCGAGCTGCACCAGGTTCACCTTGTGCACGTCAGCACCGATTTCGTTTTCAGCGGGGATGAGGGACCCCTGGCGGAGGAAGCGGCGCCAGCACCCATCAATTTTTACGGAGAAAGTAAGCTGGCCGCCGAGCGGCTCGTGCAGGCCTGTCGAACGCCCTGGGCCATTCTGCGCACGGCCCTCGTGTATGGGGTAGCCCACGAGTACGGCCGTACCAACATTGTGCTTTGGGTGCGCGACTCGCTACGCGCGGGCAAGGAAATTAAGGTGGTAAACGACCAGTTCCGGACGCCCACCCTGGCCGAAGACCTGGCTCAGGGCTGCTGGCTGGCTGCTAAGTTGCGCGCTACGGGCATTTACCACATCAGCAGCTGCGAGCTGTTTACGCCCTATCAGCTAGCCCAGCAGGTCGCCGCCTTCTACCAGCTCGATGCCGGCTTACTGGTTAAGGTCGACGCCAGCACATTCTCGCAACCTGCCACCCGGCCGTTGCGCACAGGTTTTATCATTGCCAAAGCCGAAGAGCAATTAGGCTTCCGGCCTCATACCTTCCAAGAAGGTATTGCCCTGCTCGCGCGCCAGACAGAACCTGCTGCCTGA
- a CDS encoding type B 50S ribosomal protein L31: MKKDIHPEYREVVFQDTSSGFKFVTRSTMGSNETITMEDGKTYPVIKVEVSSESHPFYTGKNVLLDTAGRVEKFMNRYKKK; encoded by the coding sequence ATGAAAAAAGACATCCACCCCGAGTATCGCGAAGTCGTGTTTCAGGACACTTCCAGCGGCTTCAAATTTGTAACCCGCTCGACGATGGGCTCGAACGAGACCATCACGATGGAAGACGGCAAAACTTACCCCGTTATCAAGGTGGAAGTTAGCTCGGAGTCGCACCCCTTCTACACCGGCAAAAACGTACTGCTCGACACTGCTGGCCGCGTAGAGAAGTTCATGAACCGCTACAAGAAGAAGTAA
- the secDF gene encoding protein translocase subunit SecDF: MRNKGLIITLTLLVSALCIYFLSLTLVSRGVQKDAARYASRSGQINEKARQHYLDSVWRAPVFGPLTYKDVRQSELGLGLDLNGGMHVTLEVSPVEIVRAMSGNSKDPVFNKAIDQAQELRKTNPSTPFTTLFAQAFRDVAPNDKLARVFANTTNKSRGIDINSTNEKVIGEINKEVEEAIDRSFNILRTRIDKFGTSQPNIQRVKGTGRIQIELPGVDNPDRVRKLVQGQAKLEFWEVWRQDEFAPYLNQLDQVLNAKEQATATTTPATAAATTTDSTATAAATTAGDTTSLASQLAKKNTKSTAKADSAAAPTKSVLASLFTMPGTLGANIRDTARVNAVLRSPDTRAVLPSNLTFMWGVKPDVIEGQEYLQLYAIRKSREVEAPIGGEVISDARGDFDQMSGRAEVSMQMNPGGARKWQRLTAANIGRQVAIVLDDNVYSAPVVQAEIAGGNSSISGNFTIEEAQDLANILKAGKLPAPTRIVEEAIVGPSLGREATNQGLFSVIGGLAIIMLFMAVYYGRAGLVADAVLLFNLFLIMGVLAQLSFALTLPGIAGLLLVIAASVDANVLIFERIREELDHGLQPTDAINKGYSRATTAIFDSNVTQLIIALILGFFGTGPVQNFAITLGIGVFTSFLAAVYVSRLIIERMVKNGNTNLSFSTSISRNLFKNINLDIVGKRKIAYAFSTVFILIGFVLMYLQGGPNLGVDFRGGREFIVDFNKPVVASDVRDLLTNQYFGGAGTEAKTFGADSRLRITTGYLANDESVEADNKVQSALLTGLKAKYGAENPTIKSSSKVGATIADDIKRTSVLSLGLTLLAIFVYVLLRFEKWQYSMAAVVALFHDALIVIASFPIARALGLNYEMDQVFVAAVLTTIGFSMNDTIVIYDRIREYLRENKHLTFAQVVNPALNSTFSRTMITFTTVFLVMVVLYIFGGETLRSFSFAMIIGIIFGTYSSLFIAAPLILDTYGRKEKERLNTSTDADAPKLSTAQV, from the coding sequence ATGCGTAATAAAGGACTCATCATTACGCTGACGCTTCTAGTGTCGGCGTTGTGCATCTACTTCCTCTCGCTGACCCTCGTGTCGCGCGGGGTGCAGAAGGATGCGGCGCGCTACGCCTCGCGAAGCGGCCAGATCAACGAAAAAGCACGTCAGCACTACCTCGACTCCGTGTGGCGGGCGCCCGTGTTCGGGCCACTTACCTACAAGGATGTGCGCCAGTCGGAGCTGGGCTTGGGCCTGGACTTGAACGGCGGTATGCACGTAACGCTGGAGGTTTCGCCGGTGGAAATCGTGCGCGCCATGAGCGGCAACTCCAAAGACCCCGTGTTTAACAAGGCCATCGACCAGGCTCAGGAACTGCGCAAGACCAACCCGTCGACGCCCTTCACGACCCTGTTTGCCCAGGCCTTCCGCGACGTAGCGCCCAACGACAAGCTGGCCCGCGTGTTTGCCAACACCACCAACAAGAGCCGCGGCATTGACATCAACTCGACCAACGAGAAGGTAATCGGTGAAATCAACAAGGAAGTGGAAGAAGCCATTGACCGCTCCTTCAACATTCTGCGCACCCGTATCGACAAGTTCGGTACCAGCCAGCCCAACATCCAGCGGGTAAAAGGCACGGGCCGCATCCAGATTGAGCTGCCCGGCGTCGACAACCCCGACCGGGTACGCAAGCTGGTACAGGGCCAGGCTAAGCTGGAGTTCTGGGAAGTATGGCGTCAAGATGAATTCGCGCCCTACCTCAACCAGCTCGACCAGGTGCTGAACGCCAAAGAGCAGGCCACGGCCACCACTACCCCCGCTACGGCAGCCGCTACCACCACTGACAGCACTGCTACGGCCGCCGCTACCACGGCTGGCGACACAACCTCCCTGGCCAGCCAGCTTGCCAAGAAAAACACCAAGTCCACGGCGAAGGCCGACTCGGCAGCGGCTCCTACGAAAAGTGTGCTTGCTAGCCTGTTCACCATGCCCGGCACCTTGGGCGCCAACATCCGCGACACGGCCCGCGTGAATGCCGTGCTGCGCAGCCCCGACACTCGCGCCGTGTTGCCTTCCAACCTCACCTTCATGTGGGGCGTGAAGCCCGATGTGATTGAAGGCCAGGAATATTTGCAGCTTTACGCCATCCGCAAAAGCCGGGAGGTTGAAGCCCCGATTGGCGGCGAGGTAATCAGCGACGCCCGCGGCGACTTCGACCAGATGAGCGGCCGCGCCGAGGTATCGATGCAAATGAACCCCGGCGGCGCCCGCAAGTGGCAGCGCCTCACCGCGGCCAACATTGGCCGTCAGGTAGCCATTGTGCTCGATGACAACGTGTACTCAGCGCCCGTAGTGCAGGCTGAAATTGCGGGCGGCAACTCCAGCATTTCCGGCAACTTCACCATCGAAGAAGCGCAGGACCTAGCCAACATTCTGAAGGCTGGTAAGCTGCCCGCTCCTACCCGCATCGTGGAAGAAGCAATTGTGGGTCCTTCCTTGGGTCGCGAAGCTACCAACCAGGGTCTGTTCTCGGTGATTGGTGGTCTGGCTATCATCATGCTGTTCATGGCCGTGTACTACGGCCGCGCCGGTCTGGTAGCCGACGCCGTGCTGCTGTTCAACCTGTTCCTGATTATGGGCGTGCTGGCCCAGCTGTCCTTCGCCCTGACCCTGCCGGGTATTGCGGGCCTGCTGCTGGTAATTGCGGCCTCGGTTGACGCCAACGTACTGATTTTCGAGCGGATCCGGGAAGAACTGGACCACGGCCTGCAACCCACCGATGCCATCAACAAAGGCTACTCGCGCGCTACTACCGCCATCTTCGACTCCAACGTAACTCAGTTGATTATTGCCCTGATTCTGGGCTTCTTCGGCACGGGTCCGGTGCAAAATTTCGCCATTACCCTGGGTATTGGCGTGTTTACCTCCTTCCTGGCGGCCGTGTACGTATCGCGCCTTATCATTGAGCGCATGGTGAAGAACGGCAACACCAACCTGAGCTTCAGCACTTCGATTTCGCGTAACCTGTTCAAGAACATCAACCTCGACATTGTGGGCAAGCGCAAGATTGCCTACGCCTTCTCGACGGTGTTTATCCTCATCGGTTTCGTGCTGATGTACCTGCAGGGCGGCCCCAACCTGGGCGTTGACTTCCGCGGGGGCCGCGAGTTTATCGTGGACTTCAACAAGCCGGTAGTTGCTTCCGACGTGCGCGACCTGCTGACCAACCAGTATTTCGGGGGCGCTGGCACGGAAGCCAAAACCTTTGGTGCCGACAGCCGCCTGCGCATCACAACGGGCTACCTAGCCAACGACGAAAGCGTGGAAGCCGATAATAAGGTGCAGTCGGCGCTGCTGACGGGCCTGAAAGCCAAGTACGGCGCCGAAAACCCAACTATCAAGAGCTCCTCGAAGGTAGGAGCTACCATTGCCGATGACATCAAGCGGACTTCGGTATTGAGTCTGGGCCTGACCTTGCTGGCCATTTTCGTGTACGTGCTGCTGCGCTTTGAGAAGTGGCAGTACTCGATGGCGGCGGTAGTGGCCCTGTTCCACGACGCCCTGATTGTAATTGCCTCCTTCCCGATTGCGCGGGCCCTGGGCCTGAACTACGAAATGGACCAGGTGTTCGTGGCGGCCGTGCTGACCACCATCGGTTTTTCGATGAACGATACCATCGTTATCTACGACCGAATCAGGGAATACCTGCGCGAAAACAAGCACCTCACTTTCGCCCAGGTAGTAAACCCGGCCCTGAACAGCACGTTCTCCCGCACCATGATTACGTTCACGACGGTATTTTTGGTGATGGTGGTACTCTACATCTTCGGCGGCGAAACGCTCCGCTCGTTCTCCTTCGCCATGATTATCGGTATCATCTTCGGTACCTACTCCTCGCTGTTCATTGCCGCGCCGCTCATCCTGGACACCTACGGCCGCAAGGAAAAGGAGCGCCTCAATACCTCCACCGACGCCGACGCACCCAAGCTGAGCACGGCTCAGGTGTAG
- a CDS encoding GlmU family protein has protein sequence MHILLFDDPAIRPHLLPFTFTRPVAALRCGILTLAEKWQHRLRAERVGYLTESYLQAKFPAGDTQGPALVINGAVCPDELLTQQVQALAPGEALFDEEMLVAAHLADASQVAELIQDGFQKTREVAEPVTAIKEVWHLFLRNGAEIRRDFDLLTKGRESAPVGDAHTIVYAPENVFIEPGVKIRAAILNAENGPIYLGKNSQVHEGAIISGPLALCEGSHINAGAKMRGDNTVGPYSKVGGEVGNSILLGYSNKGHDGYLGNSVIGEWCNLGADTNTSNLKNNYAPVKIWSHSAGRFVNTGQQFCGLMMGDHSKCGINTMFNTGTVVGVGANIFGAGFPRTFIPSFSWGGAAGFETFKLPKVNEVAERVMARRQLAYDETEQAIMRHVYDATAKDRVWEKAN, from the coding sequence ATGCACATCCTGCTCTTCGACGACCCGGCCATTCGCCCCCATCTGCTGCCCTTCACCTTCACGCGACCAGTAGCGGCGCTGCGCTGCGGTATCCTGACTCTGGCCGAGAAATGGCAGCATCGCCTGCGAGCCGAGCGGGTAGGTTACCTCACCGAAAGCTATCTGCAGGCCAAGTTTCCGGCCGGCGATACGCAGGGTCCGGCTCTGGTCATCAACGGTGCTGTGTGCCCCGATGAGCTGCTGACTCAGCAGGTGCAGGCGCTGGCCCCCGGCGAGGCCTTGTTTGATGAGGAAATGCTGGTAGCAGCTCACCTAGCCGATGCCAGCCAAGTAGCGGAGCTGATTCAGGACGGCTTCCAGAAAACCCGCGAAGTAGCCGAGCCGGTCACGGCTATTAAAGAAGTGTGGCACCTGTTTCTGCGCAATGGAGCCGAAATCCGCCGCGACTTTGACCTGCTGACCAAGGGTAGGGAATCGGCGCCGGTGGGCGATGCGCACACCATTGTGTACGCGCCGGAAAACGTCTTTATCGAGCCGGGCGTGAAGATTCGGGCTGCCATTCTGAACGCCGAAAATGGGCCAATCTACCTGGGCAAGAACTCTCAGGTGCACGAGGGCGCCATTATCAGCGGGCCCTTGGCCTTGTGCGAGGGCAGCCACATCAACGCCGGCGCCAAAATGCGCGGCGACAACACCGTGGGGCCTTATTCTAAAGTTGGTGGCGAGGTAGGCAACAGCATCCTGCTGGGCTACAGCAACAAGGGCCACGACGGCTACCTCGGTAACTCCGTGATTGGCGAGTGGTGCAACCTGGGCGCCGATACCAACACCTCCAACTTAAAGAACAACTACGCCCCAGTTAAAATATGGAGCCACTCGGCGGGTCGTTTCGTGAACACCGGCCAGCAGTTCTGCGGTCTAATGATGGGCGACCATAGCAAGTGTGGCATTAACACCATGTTCAATACTGGCACGGTGGTCGGGGTAGGCGCCAATATCTTCGGAGCCGGTTTTCCGCGCACCTTTATCCCGAGCTTCAGCTGGGGTGGTGCCGCTGGGTTCGAAACCTTCAAGCTCCCGAAAGTAAACGAGGTAGCGGAGCGCGTTATGGCTCGCCGTCAGTTGGCCTACGATGAAACCGAGCAAGCCATCATGCGCCACGTGTACGACGCTACGGCCAAGGACCGGGTGTGGGAGAAAGCTAATTAA
- a CDS encoding DUF4268 domain-containing protein, with product MYSKAEAAQLRHAFWTTFGQYMAPVPSAEGEPVNWINYRTGLKHVQLRMRTENRRASVGLELLHPDADIRALQFEQLQALHNMLPAVPGQEWEWQPEAEENGQLLSRVQQELCGVSPLNREDWPALISFFKPRLIALDEFWSQARYPLEDLM from the coding sequence ATGTACAGCAAAGCCGAAGCCGCCCAACTGCGCCACGCCTTCTGGACCACATTTGGTCAGTACATGGCCCCGGTGCCCTCGGCCGAAGGCGAGCCGGTCAACTGGATTAACTACCGCACCGGCCTCAAGCACGTGCAATTGCGCATGCGCACCGAGAACCGCCGTGCCTCCGTGGGTCTGGAGCTATTGCACCCCGACGCTGACATCCGGGCCCTACAATTCGAGCAGCTGCAGGCCCTGCACAACATGCTACCTGCCGTTCCGGGCCAGGAGTGGGAGTGGCAGCCCGAGGCCGAAGAAAACGGGCAGCTTCTGAGCCGCGTGCAGCAGGAGCTGTGCGGCGTGAGCCCCCTGAACCGGGAGGACTGGCCCGCCTTGATTTCCTTTTTCAAGCCCCGCCTCATAGCTCTCGACGAGTTCTGGAGCCAGGCCCGCTACCCCCTGGAGGACTTGATGTAA
- a CDS encoding uridine kinase family protein — protein sequence MQHPFIVGITGGSASGKTTFLRRLLASFPEEEICLISQDNYYHPRESQQVDSQGVTNFDLPSSIDSQAYAADVLRISQGLEVRRQEYTFNNPNVVPAELVFRPAPIVVVEGIFVFYFEEVAKLLDLKVYIDAREHVKLQRRIVRDRDERGYDLEDVLYRYTNHVAPTYEKYIKPFKHDADIIIPNNRHFDKGLDVLVSFLRSRVEIGRSVQ from the coding sequence ATGCAACACCCTTTCATCGTCGGAATTACGGGCGGCAGCGCCTCTGGCAAAACCACATTTCTACGCCGGCTGCTGGCCTCGTTTCCCGAAGAAGAAATCTGCCTGATTTCGCAGGACAATTATTACCACCCACGGGAAAGCCAGCAAGTTGACTCCCAGGGCGTCACGAACTTCGACCTTCCCAGCAGCATCGACTCCCAGGCGTACGCGGCCGATGTGCTGCGCATCAGCCAGGGCCTGGAAGTGCGCCGCCAGGAGTACACCTTCAACAACCCCAACGTGGTGCCCGCCGAGCTGGTGTTCCGGCCCGCGCCCATTGTGGTGGTAGAAGGCATTTTCGTGTTCTACTTCGAGGAAGTTGCCAAGCTGCTCGACCTGAAGGTGTACATCGATGCTCGGGAACATGTGAAGCTACAGCGCCGCATCGTGCGCGACCGGGACGAGCGGGGCTATGATTTGGAGGATGTGCTCTACCGCTACACCAACCACGTGGCGCCTACTTACGAGAAGTACATCAAACCTTTCAAACACGACGCCGACATCATCATCCCCAACAACCGCCACTTCGACAAAGGCCTGGATGTGTTGGTGTCGTTCCTGCGCAGCCGGGTGGAAATCGGCCGCTCGGTGCAGTAA
- a CDS encoding peptidylprolyl isomerase, whose translation MKSFFRYTLLVGLIVGLGAPVVKAAKGPRKSKKDELVTISTPQGDIRLILFNETPLHKTNFLKLAQSGFYNGTTFHRVIPNFMVQGGDPSSKDSDPTNDGSGAPDEKMIPAEIRPELTHKRGAVAAARTPDFINPQRQSSASQFYIVQNPQGTPHLNGQYTVFGQVISGQDIVDKIAQQPTADRNRPVTDIKMTVKVEKLRKKKITELYGYQY comes from the coding sequence ATGAAATCTTTCTTCCGTTACACGCTTCTGGTGGGCCTGATAGTTGGGCTGGGTGCTCCCGTGGTTAAGGCCGCTAAAGGTCCGCGCAAAAGCAAAAAGGATGAGCTGGTCACCATCAGCACGCCCCAGGGCGACATTCGCCTGATTTTATTCAACGAGACGCCCCTGCACAAAACCAACTTCCTGAAGCTGGCCCAGAGCGGGTTTTACAATGGCACCACGTTTCACCGCGTGATTCCCAACTTCATGGTGCAGGGCGGTGACCCCAGCTCCAAAGACTCTGACCCGACCAACGACGGTAGCGGCGCGCCCGATGAAAAAATGATTCCGGCCGAAATCCGGCCGGAGCTTACCCACAAGCGCGGGGCCGTGGCCGCCGCCCGCACCCCCGACTTTATAAACCCCCAGCGCCAGAGCAGTGCCTCGCAGTTTTACATCGTCCAGAATCCGCAAGGCACGCCCCATCTGAACGGGCAGTACACCGTATTCGGCCAGGTCATTAGTGGGCAAGACATCGTCGATAAGATAGCCCAGCAGCCCACCGCCGACCGTAACCGTCCCGTTACGGATATCAAGATGACGGTGAAGGTAGAGAAGCTCAGGAAAAAGAAAATTACCGAGCTCTACGGCTACCAGTACTAA
- the hemC gene encoding hydroxymethylbilane synthase, translating into MKTSIRIGTRGSKLALWQANHVADQLAAAGLTPEIVIITTKGDVVLDRSLDKIGAKGVFTEELEEGLRTGHVDIAVHSAKDVQSSIPADLELLAFMERERVNDVIVSFDPNLDLQRPDLVLGTSSTRRKAMLRRFLPHATTAEARGNLQTRLRKLEEGQYHGLVLAYAGVHRMEYDKLIRHVLPETQYVPATGQGSVAIECARSLDPELKAHLRRSLDHPATHACLATERAFLRTMEGGCSIPSFALATLSADGQHVQLHGGLISLDGQEFIEEAQTAPVAQGEALGVRVAENVLARGGQQILDSIRRERSEA; encoded by the coding sequence TTGAAAACGTCCATTCGCATTGGCACCCGCGGCAGCAAGTTGGCCCTATGGCAAGCTAACCACGTAGCCGACCAACTCGCCGCCGCCGGCCTCACCCCGGAAATCGTCATCATCACGACCAAAGGCGACGTGGTGCTGGACCGCTCCTTGGATAAAATTGGGGCCAAAGGCGTGTTTACCGAGGAGCTGGAGGAAGGCCTGCGCACGGGCCACGTTGATATTGCCGTGCACAGCGCCAAAGACGTGCAAAGCAGCATTCCGGCCGATCTGGAGCTGCTGGCCTTCATGGAGCGGGAACGGGTAAACGACGTAATCGTGAGCTTCGACCCGAACCTGGACCTGCAGCGCCCCGATCTGGTGCTGGGCACCAGCAGCACCCGCCGCAAAGCTATGCTGCGCCGCTTTCTGCCCCATGCTACTACCGCCGAGGCTCGCGGCAACCTCCAAACCCGGCTGCGGAAGCTGGAAGAAGGCCAGTACCACGGCCTCGTGCTAGCCTACGCCGGCGTCCACCGCATGGAGTACGACAAGCTGATACGCCACGTGCTGCCCGAAACTCAGTACGTGCCGGCCACCGGCCAGGGGAGCGTGGCCATTGAGTGCGCCCGCAGCCTAGACCCGGAGCTGAAAGCCCACCTGCGCCGCAGCCTCGACCACCCCGCTACCCACGCCTGCCTGGCTACGGAGCGGGCTTTCCTGCGCACCATGGAAGGCGGCTGCAGCATTCCGTCCTTTGCCTTGGCTACCCTTTCCGCCGATGGCCAGCACGTGCAGTTGCACGGCGGCCTCATCAGCTTAGATGGGCAGGAGTTTATCGAGGAAGCCCAGACCGCACCGGTTGCGCAGGGAGAAGCGCTGGGAGTTCGTGTGGCTGAAAACGTATTAGCTCGGGGCGGCCAGCAGATTCTGGATAGCATCCGCCGGGAGCGGAGTGAGGCGTAA
- a CDS encoding DNA polymerase III subunit: MRFSEIPGQQQVKQLLIGGVRRNHVAHAQLFRGAEGSAALALALAYATFLNCENRTPEAEDSCGHCPSCQKTDKLIHPDLNFILPVTTTKTVTKDAISSKFAAEWRAFVLENPYQGLNDWMQHIGAENKQGSISKEESLQLLKLVSLKAFEAQFKLVIIWLPELMHPSAANAVLKLLEEPPPATVFLLVSYAPEQLLPTIISRVQPVVVRALAEEELTAWLRDEQQVPEVKARQLAQLTEGNIGAALTAQAAGPADTDYFDLFAKWMRTCYGNKVLEMLEKADEFQKLGRENQKEFLQYALTLLRKVLLFGLDPQLVPHLPAQEQQFVQGFSRFVTPRNAEPITQEINEAHYHVERNANPRMVFVDASLRVAELLRAA; the protein is encoded by the coding sequence ATGCGTTTTTCTGAAATTCCGGGCCAGCAGCAGGTTAAGCAGCTTCTCATTGGGGGCGTGCGGCGCAATCATGTCGCCCACGCTCAGCTGTTTCGCGGGGCGGAGGGCTCGGCGGCGCTGGCTTTGGCCCTAGCGTATGCTACCTTCCTGAACTGCGAAAACCGCACGCCTGAGGCCGAGGACTCGTGCGGGCACTGCCCGAGCTGCCAGAAAACCGACAAGCTCATTCACCCCGATCTGAACTTCATCCTGCCCGTCACGACGACCAAAACCGTGACCAAGGACGCCATCAGCAGCAAGTTCGCGGCGGAATGGCGCGCCTTCGTGCTGGAGAATCCCTACCAGGGCCTCAACGACTGGATGCAGCACATCGGGGCCGAAAACAAGCAGGGCAGCATTTCCAAGGAGGAAAGCCTGCAGTTGCTGAAGCTGGTTTCTTTGAAGGCATTCGAGGCACAGTTCAAGTTGGTCATCATCTGGCTGCCAGAATTAATGCACCCCTCGGCGGCCAACGCCGTGCTGAAGCTGCTGGAAGAACCGCCACCCGCCACCGTATTTCTGCTAGTCAGCTACGCGCCCGAGCAACTGCTGCCCACCATCATCAGCCGGGTGCAGCCGGTAGTGGTGCGGGCCCTTGCTGAGGAAGAGCTGACGGCCTGGCTGCGCGACGAGCAGCAGGTGCCCGAGGTGAAGGCTCGCCAGTTGGCTCAGCTGACTGAAGGCAATATTGGGGCGGCGCTAACAGCCCAGGCAGCCGGCCCCGCCGACACCGATTATTTCGACTTGTTTGCGAAGTGGATGCGCACTTGCTACGGCAACAAGGTGCTGGAAATGCTGGAAAAGGCCGATGAATTCCAGAAGCTGGGGCGCGAAAACCAGAAGGAGTTCCTGCAGTATGCCCTCACACTGCTGCGCAAAGTGCTGCTGTTCGGCCTCGATCCGCAGTTGGTGCCGCACCTGCCCGCCCAGGAGCAACAGTTCGTGCAAGGCTTCAGCCGCTTTGTAACGCCGCGCAACGCCGAGCCCATAACCCAGGAAATCAACGAGGCCCACTACCATGTGGAGCGCAACGCCAACCCCCGGATGGTATTCGTGGACGCTTCTCTGCGCGTAGCCGAACTATTGCGGGCTGCCTAG